A DNA window from Vigna unguiculata cultivar IT97K-499-35 chromosome 10, ASM411807v1, whole genome shotgun sequence contains the following coding sequences:
- the LOC114166888 gene encoding transcription factor GTE12-like: MIDNESDKSSNLSSSSLLPEKRILQLVLDTLQRKDTYEIFVEPVDPNEVEDYYAIIEEPMDFGTIRAKLHEKMYKTLGEFEHDVFLIFDNAMRFNSLGTIYFRQARLINELAKKVFDVLKKSPEKFEMEYSETRQKIRRTNQEDSRNSRDLKPNEITSKTTPCSSRTLNKRSFKTTYLDAKDVEISIGTKKSNKSKSFEIDKRDMYEPLYFVKDKSLLPTINGELKLL; the protein is encoded by the exons ATGATTGATAATGAATCAGATAAGTCATCAAACTTGTCATCTTCAAGCCTTTTGCCAGAGAAACGAATACTTCAACTTGTACTTGACACTTTACAAAG GAAAGACACCTATGAAATATTTGTTGAACCAGTTGATCCAAATGAG GTTGAAGACTATTATGCAATCATTGAAGAACCTATGGATTTTGGCACTATTAGGGCTAAACTACATGAGAAGATGTATAAAACTTTAGGAGAATTTGAG CATGATGTTTTTCTAATATTTGACAATGCAATGCGTTTTAATTCTCTTGGTACCATATATTTTAGGCAG GCTCGTCTTATAAATGAGCTAGCTAAGAAAGTTTTTGATGTATTAAAGAAGAGTCCTGAGAAGTTTGAAATGGAATATTCTGAAACAAGGCAAAAAATAAGACGAACTAATCAAGAAGATTCTAGGAATTCAAGAGACTTGAAACCCAATGAAATAACCTCAAAAACTACGCCGTGTTCATCTCgtacattaaataaaagaagtttTAAGACAACTTATCTTGATGCTAAAGATGTTGAGATTTCTATAG gTACTAAAAAGAGTAACAAAAGCAAGTCTTTTGAGATTGATAAACGTGACATGTATGAACCCTTGTACTTTGTTAAGGATAAGTCTCTACTTCCAACGATAAATGGTGAACTAAAACTTCTTTGA
- the LOC114167460 gene encoding uncharacterized protein LOC114167460: protein MVRFKVGKEWYYELKGGRESVGCVCDCDCDCDRDRVIIVVLRQCWLWWRAAAARQGKAMAYRRRHGISRASTFKEEIRHHADDEMGSPTSSSPSLAAQAIKASAARRDPSLHLAFPKSELDHHRSKSCDNNYVVADVSKSGVWGVLAQKAKEILEEDKPSPNPHHNATASEKLKTHSFNTLSSPLEGVESKASSGRGSPTKPKGLSPSNSKSQLAPPMWNPWQQNPQTGDPQAIHATQLKASRDVAMATAAKAKLLLRELKTVKADLAFSKARCAQLEEENKILRDREGSEKGQTVTRADDDLIRLQLETLLAEKGRLASENEVYARENRFLREIVEYHQLSMQDVVYFDEGMEEVAELYPIDTTCFSAPPRVELLKSPRSPLNPGPQTKSIFSVSPQQQRQRQEEEDKNINTSELDEHAIAN, encoded by the exons ATGGTGAGATTTAAAGTGGGAAAGGAATGGTATTACGAGTTGAAAGGTGGGAGAGAAAGTGTTGGCTGTGTTTGTGATTGTGATTGTGACTGTGATCGTGATCGTGTGATCATCGTGGTGTTGCGGCAGTGCTGGCTGTGGTGGCGCGCGGCGGCGGCAAGGCAAGGCAAGGCAATGGCGTACAGAAGAAGACACGGAATATCCAGAGCTTCCACCTTCAAAGAAGAGATTCGACATCATGCAGATGATGAAATGGGTTCACCCACATCTTCCTCACCCTCCCTCGCTGCTCAGGCCATCAAAGCCTCTGCTGCTCGTCGTGATCCCTCTCTTCACCTCGCTTTCCCCAAATCTGAACTTGACCATCACAGATCCAAG AGCTGTGATAACAATTACGTGGTGGCGGATGTTTCGAAATCCGGCGTGTGGGGTGTCCTCGCTCAGAAAGCAAAGGAAATTCTGGAGGAGGATAAGCCATCCCCAAACCCACACCACAACGCCACCGCCTCCGAAAAACTCAAAACACACTCTTTCAATACACTTTCTTCTCCTCTC GAGGGTGTGGAGAGCAAAGCATCATCAGGTCGAGGATCTCCAACGAAGCCAAAGGGACTTTCTCCGTCCAACTCAAAGTCACAACTAGCTCCTCCGATGTGGAATCCATGGCAGCAAAATCCTCAGACAGGAGACCCTCAAGCCATCCACGCAACACAACTCAAGGCATCTCGCGAC GTTGCAATGGCAACAGCTGCAAAAGCAAAACTGCTTCTGCGGGAGCTAAAGACAGTGAAAGCAGATTTGGCTTTTTCTAAAGCACGCTGTGCTCAActggaagaagaaaacaaaatactCCGCGACCGCGAGGGTAGCGAGAAGGGACAAACCGTTACCCGTGCAGACGATGATTTG ATCCGGCTTCAACTAGAGACACTTCTTGCGGAGAAGGGTCGATTAGCGAGTGAGAATGAGGTGTATGCTCGGGAGAATCGTTTTCTACGGGAGATTGTGGAGTACCATCAGTTGAGTATGCAGGACGTGGTGTATTTTGATGAAGGCATGGAAGAAGTTGCAGAACTTTATCCCATAGACACCACTTGCTTTTCTGCACCTCCCAGGGTAGAGTTGCTCAAGTCACCGCGCTCACCCTTAAATCCAGGTCCCCAgacaaaatcaatattttctgTCTCACCACAACAGCAGCGTCAAcgacaagaagaagaagataagaacATTAATACATCAGAACTAGATGAGCATGCAATTGCAAACTGA
- the LOC114165805 gene encoding uncharacterized protein LOC114165805 — protein MLLFSMRLHLHHLLLLLPLLLCSRVGAQSGEARSLDAILQEYAYRALVRPKTGTIYNATSLLPSNLTGVKVAALRLRSGSLRRRGVVPSYNEFEIPIGIIEKPYVKRLVLVYQNLGNWSKRYYPLPNYTYLAPVLGLLAYNGSNLSATNLPTLNVSASAHPIRVRFVDVRDPPLGAVARCVWFDLQGSSNFSNVTGGNTCSTSTQGHLSIVAETSVLPPPPPSLPPPVSPPPSPPPPPPPPPPVAESNSSNKVGVVVGSVLGGVVFLVLLCLLVLWVLKYKRNKRIQQMERAADAGEALHMANVGDTKAPAATVTRTQPALEHEYAP, from the coding sequence atgttgttgttttccatgaggcttcatcttcatcatctgcTGCTGCTTCTGCCTCTTCTGCTATGCTCTCGTGTCGGGGCTCAGTCTGGCGAAGCAAGGTCCCTTGATGCGATTCTGCAAGAATATGCCTACAGGGCTTTGGTCAGACCCAAAACGGGTACAATTTACAATGCAACATCTCTGCTTCCTTCGAATTTGACCGGGGTTAAGGTTGCCGCATTGAGATTAAGGAGTGGGAGTTTGAGGAGAAGAGGGGTTGTTCCCAGCTACAACGAGTTTGAGATTCCCATAGGGATCATTGAGAAGCCTTATGTGAAGAGGCTGGTTTTGGTGTACCAAAATTTGGGGAATTGGTCCAAAAGGTACTACCCTTTGCCCAATTACACTTACCTGGCTCCTGTTCTCGGACTCTTGGCTTACAATGGCTCCAATTTGTCAGCCACAAATTTACCAACCCTCAACGTTAGCGCCTCTGCTCACCCTATCAGGGTCAGGTTCGTGGATGTCAGAGATCCTCCTCTGGGTGCTGTGGCAAGATGTGTTTGGTTTGATTTGCAGGGTTCATCCAATTTCAGCAATGTAACAGGAGGCAACACTTGCTCTACCTCCACACAAGGCCATTTATCTATAGTCGCCGAGACTTCTGTTCTTCCACCCCCGCCACCATCATTGCCACCACCAGTGTCTCCTCCTCcttctccaccaccaccaccaccaccaccgccgcCAGTTGCGGAGAGCAATAGTAGCAACAAGGTTGGGGTTGTTGTGGGGTCTGTGTTGGGTGGAGTTGTGTTTTTGGTGCTGCTGTGTTTACTGGTTTTGTGGGTGCTAAAGTACAAACGAAACAAGAGAATACAGCAGATGGAAAGGGCTGCAGATGCAGGAGAAGCCCTTCATATGGCCAATGTTGGGGACACAAAAGCTCCTGCTGCAACTGTTACTCGAACGCAGCCTGCACTTGAGCATGAATATGCACCCTGA